DNA from Actinoplanes sp. SE50/110:
AGCGGCGAGCGGCGGCACTGGAACGGAAACGACTGACCAGACGGCTCTACCGGATCCGGCTGGAGCGGGGGCTCACCCAGGCGCAGGTGGCCGAGCGGATGCGCTGGTCGCAGTCCAAGGTGCATCGGATCGAGACCGGCGAGAACAGCATCTCGTACGCCGATCTCAAGGTCCTTCTCGGCGTCTACGAGGTCGACGACCAGCTCGCGGAGGAGTTGACGGCGATGGCCGACGCGGCGCGGCAGCGGAGCCTGCCGGAGATGAGTGACATCCATTCGAAGGATTTCCGGGATTTTCTGGAGAGCGAGCTCATCGCCGATCGGGAGTACGAGTTCGAGAACTCGTTCGTCCCCGGCCTGCTGCAGACCCGGGAGTACGCCGAGACCGTGGTGCGCAAGCTGCTCTACGCCGACTCCTGTGCCGAGAGCGAGCGGGAGGCCGTCCTGGAGCAGGTCCGCCGGATCGTCAGCCTGCGGGAGATGCGCCAGCAGGTCTTCGCCGAGGGGGGCATCTCGCAGGCCCGGTTCGTGCTGGACGAGGCGGTGCTGCGCCGGGTGGTCGGCGGCGGCGCGGTGATGCGCCAGCAGCTTGAGCACCTGCGCAAGATGAGCCGGCACCCCCGGGTCGACCTGCGGGTGCTGCCGTTCTCGACCGGCGCCCACGTGGCGATGGCCGGCCCCTTCGTGATCCTGGAGTTCCCGGATGCCGAGGACCGCCCGTTGCTCTACCTGGAGAACGCGGCCGGCGAGTTCCTGACCAAGCACGACGAGCGGCTGCTGGCCCGCTTCGCCGCCAACTTCGAGGAGCTGCGGGCCGCCGCGCACGGAGCGGACAGGTTGGACGCGCTGCTGGACGGCGCGCTTGCCGCCCTCGGCTGAGGGTGGTGTCACACGCGCCCTGATCAGGGGAGGGGAGGCGCGAGCCGGTGACCGAGATCGACCGCGAACTGCACATCGACCCGCGCGCGCCGCGCGGCCGCCGGCGGGGTGGTGGCCTCGTGGGGGTGCTGCATGCCGCCCTGGACCTGGCGACCGGCATCGTGACGAAACCCGAGAACTTCGTCCGGGCGCTGCTGCTGGTGTGGTCGCTGGTGCTGATCGGCGCCCTGCTGCTGCGGGACGTGCAAATGCTCAGCGTCGCGGTGGCCGCGATGGTGGTGCTGTCGACGTGGGCGGCGGCCCGGCTGATGCGGGCCCGGGTCAGGCCTCGGGACCGCGACGACCATCGATGAACTGCTGCCACCGCCGCAGGACCGGATCGCAGGCGAGGCCGGCGGCGACACTGACCGGTAAGGCGATGACGGCGAGCGCCGCGGCTCTCGCCGAGGTGCTCGTGAAGAATGTGGATCCGAATGCCCGGCCCGACCCGAGAGCGATCGCCCCGGTGCAGATGGCGTAAACCGCGAGGCGGATCGGGGAGGCGGGGTCGGCGGGTGGCTCGCTCGGTCGAACAGGCGCTTGCCCGAGGGAAGGAGCAGGTCGCACAGCCACCTCGTCATCGTGCGGGACCGCTGCCTGCGGCCGGATCGTCCTGGTGACTCGGATCGTACAAGAACCGCCGGGGGCATCCGGGAATCGTGACCCGAGCGGACTAATCCGATCCGGGGTGCATATTCCTTACAGTTCCACGGTCCTGATCAGACTGGCCCGGGGATCGAGGAGAATCTACACTCTGGGGCGTCGCCGACGCGGGTGATAAAGATCCGTCCGACCAGGGAGGCGTCTTGGGCGACACGTCGCCGAGGCACACTGTGTGGCGCAGGAGCGCCCGTTGCGGGACCGGGAACTGTGTCGAGGTCGCGACCGTCGGGGACACCGTGCTGATCCGGGACAGCAAGGATCCGTCGGCCGGCTCGATCACCTGCACCGCCGGCCAGTGGGCCGGTTTCCTCTCCGCGATCCGGTCCGGTGTCTTCGGTCCCGCAGGCGACCGTCCACTGTCCTGAAGGATGACGCCCCGTCGGCCGGGTGGCCGGCGGGGCGGTGTGCAGACTGTGGGTCAGCGGGCCGTCCGGTCGGTCCGCCGGCGCCGCCGCGTCCAGCGGCGGATCCGGGTCACGAGCAGGACCACACTCGCCACGCCGCCGCACAGGGCGGCCAGGAACTTGAGGATCACGGTGAGCGCCTCCAGGAGTGCGAGGTGCTCGGTGGTCATGAGGGACGAGATGAAGAGCTCGATCACCGCGGTGCCGTCCTTTCCGTGCCGTGCGCCTGCCGGGATGAGAGCCAGCGTGCGCCCGTTCCCGGGGTGGCCGGCAGAGGCCGGGACATGGACGTGGCCGGTGGCCGGAACCGGCCGTCCAGGGCCGCCGGACACGTGTCCGGGGCCGTCCCCGCGGGCTCGTGGACAGTGGACGGGACACGTCCGGGACAGCGCCGCATGAGCACGCCGCGCCCGGCGGACGACGCCCTGCTGCAGCGGTTCCGGGACGCCCGGACCGCCGAGGAGCTTCTCACCGCCCTGAACTGGTACCGCACCGAGCGCAACCGCTCGCAGCGGCAGGTGGCGGAGAAGGCGGTGGGAACCCCGGGACTCTCCAAGACCCGGGTGAACGATCTGCTGACCGGGCGCTACTCGAGCATCGACGGCCAGCTGCTGCGCCCGCTGGCGCAAGCGTGCGGCGTCGATCGGGAGGAACTGCTGGAGGCGCTGGACGAAGCGTGGCGGCGGATCGTCCAGAACGCCGCACGGGAGCGCAGCCACCGGGCCAACCAACGGCCGGCGCCACCGCCGCGGCCGAGCCCGGACGCGCACCTCAGGACGCTCAGCGTGATGGCCGAGATCGCCGGCCGGATGACCGACCCGGACACGCTGCCGCTGGCGCAGGAGATCTACGAGCGGGTGCTGGAGCAGCGCCGCCTCCTGCTCGGCGAGGACGACCCGCTGACCCTGACCACCCAGCACAACCTCGGCGTGGTCCACTTCGCGCGGGACAATCTGCGGGCCGCGTACAACGCGTTGAAGATCGCCTACGAGGCGCGGCTGGCCACCCTGGGCGAGTCGGCGATGGCCACCCTGACCTCTCAGGAGTCGCTGGCGGTGGTCTGCTCCGAGATGGGCGAGACGTTCCGGGCGGAGCAGCTGCTCGCGGAATGTCTCGCCCACCGCCAGGAGTGGCTGGCTCAGGCGCCGACCGAGGCCGAGCGCGCCCGGCTGCGGGTGGCCGCGCAGAAGACCGCGGACAACCTGCGGGCGGTCAGGAGCCAGCTCGGCGGTACGCGGTGAAGTCCACCGTGCGGCGTAGCTGGAAACCGATCGCCTCGTAGAGGCGGATCGCGGTCGTGTTGGCCGCCCCGGTGTGCAGGAACGGGGTGGCGCCGCGGGCGCGGATGCCGGCCGCCACCGCGCGGACCAGCCGGGTGGCCAGGCCGCGGCCGCGGTAGGCGGCGTCCGTGCAGACCGCGCTGATCTCCGTCCAGCCCGGTGGCCGCAGGCGTTCGCCGGCCATCGCGACCAGCCGGCCCTCGTCCCGGAAGCCGAGGTAGGTGCCGAGTTCGATGGTGCGCCGCAGGTACGGGCCGGGCTGGGTGCGGGCGATCAGGTCGAGGATCTCCGGCACGTCGTCCGGGGTGAGCACGACCAGGTTCGGGTCCGGTTCGGCGCGCAGTGACACGTCGACCAGCTGAACGCCGTCGATGCTGCGGTCGATTTCCCAGCCGGGGCCGGGCCGGGCGCCCAGCCCGGCGAGCATCACCGGCTCGCCGGGCGGGACGAAGGCGTTCAGGTCGGACCAGGCCCGCGGGTCCTCCGGCGCGCCCAGCGCGTGGAACGGTGCCACGTCACTGTGGTAGCGCGCTGCCAGGCCGTGGACCTGGGCGAACCGGGCGTGGTCGCCGTGCAGGGCGAGCCACGCCGGGTTGTCCAGCACCCGGTCGTCGGTGACCGCGGAGGTCACTTGTTCGCCTTGGGCAGACCCTGCGGGTTGATCTCGGACTTGTCGACCGCCTCGTTGGTCAGGTTCCAGCGCTGCAGGATCCTGGTGTAGTCGCCGGTCTCGATCAGCTTGTTGACCGCCGCGCCGAGCGCCTTGACCAGGCCGTCGTCCTTCTTGGTGGTCAGTGCGATCTTGCCCTGCAGGGTGGCGCCGGCGCCCGAGTAGGTGCCCACGATCTCCAGTTTGCCATCGACCGCGACCTGGTAGGCGACGCTCGGGTTCGGGCCGAGGTAGGCGTCGATCTGCCCGGAGCCCAGCGCCAGGTAGGTGGCCTGGTTGGTCTGGTAGTACTTGATGTTGACCGGCTTGAGGCCCTGCTTCTCGGCCTCCTTGCTCCACTCGACCAGGATCTTCTCCTGGTTGGTCCCGGAGCTCACCGCGATCGTCTTGCCGGCCACGTCGGCCGGGCCGGCGATCTTCCAGCCGCTGCCCTTCTTCGCCGCGAAGGCCAGGTTGTCCAGGCGGTAGGTGGCGAAGTCGTACTTCTCCTTGCGCTCCTCGGTGACCGTGATGTTGGAGATGCCGACGTTGTACTTGGCGCTGTCCAGGCCGATGAACAGGTTCTCCCAGGAGGTGTTCTCGATCTCCGGCTGCAGGCCGAGGACACCGGCGACCGCGTAGGCGATGTCCGGCTCGTTGCCGATCAGCGTCTTGTTGTCGGTCGCGGTGAACGCCAGCGGCGGCGAGCCGGAACCGGCCGCGCCCACGCCGATCGTCAGCTTGCCGGTGGCCCGGATGTCCGCCGGGACGAGTGCCGCGATCGCGTCGTCCTTGGCCGGGACGATCCGGTTCTGGTCGGGGCTGATGTTGATGCCGGGCCCGGCCGACGCGCCCGGGGCGGCGGCCGCGGCCGCCGGGGACTCGTCCGGCGCGGCGCAGGCGGTCAGGCCCAGCGCCGCCACTGCGGCAAAAACGATGGCGACTCTTGTACGCATGGATGACTCCGTTTGTTAGACGAGAACTGCCGAGAGGAATGCTTTGGTCCGCTCGTGGCGGGGGTTGTCGAGGACCTCGGCCGGCGGGCCCTGTTCGACGATCCGGCCCTCGTCGATGAAGATGACGGTGTCGGCGGCCTCCCGGGCGAAGCCGATCTCGTGGGTCACCACGATCATCGTGGTGCCCGCCGCGGCCAGGTCGCGCAGCACGTCGAGCACCTCGCCGACCAGTTCCGGGTCGAGCGCCGAGGTCGGCTCGTCGAACAGGATCAGCCGCGGCTCCAGGGCCAGCGCGCGGGCGATCGCCACCCGCTGCTGCTGGCCGCCGGAGAGCTGCCGGGGATAGACGTCCGCCTTGTCGGCCAGGCCCACCCGGTCGAGCAGGGCGCGGGCCTGCGCGTACGTCGACGCCCTGTTCTTCTTCAGCGCCGAGATCGGCGCCTCCGCCACGTTCTCCAGGGCCGTGAGGTGTGGGAACAGGTTGAAGTTCTGGAACACGAAGCCGATCCGGGCGCGCTGCTTGAGGATCTGCCGCTCGCCGAGTTCGTGCAGCTTCTCGCCGGCCTCGCGGTAACCGATCAGCTCGCCGTCGACCCGGACCCGGCCGCGGTCCACCTTCTCGAGGTGGTTGATGCTGCGCAGCAGGGTGGACTTGCCGGAGCCGGACGGGCCGAGGATCACGGTCACCGTGCCGGCCTGCGCGGTCAGGTCGATGCCGCGCAGCACCTCGAGGGTGCCGAACGACTTGTGCACGCCGGTGAGCTCGACCACGGGGGTGCTCATCGCTTGATCGCCGCCTTGAGTCGCTGGAACGGGGTGGGCGGCAGGGTCCGCACGGCGCCGCGGGCGAAATAGCGCTCCACGTAGAACTGCAGGATCGACAGCAGCGCGGTCAGCACCACGTACCAGACGGTGGCGACCATCAGCAGCGGCACCACCCGCCCGTTGCGGCCGTAGACGACCTGCACCTGGTAGAACAGCTCGCCGATGGCCAGCACGTACACGATCGACGTGCTCTTGAGCAGGTCGACCAGCAGGTTGGCGGCGTTCGGCAGGATGGCCCGCATCGCCTGCGGCAGCACGATCCGGAAGAACTGCCGGTGCCGGGGCAGGCCGAGTGCCGCAGCCGCCTCGTGCTGGCCCTGGTCGACGCTGAGCAGGCCGGAGCGGATGATCTCGCCGGCGAACGCCGCCTCGTGCAGCGCCAGGCCGAGCAGGGCGGCGCCGAACGAACCGATCAGGTCCTTGGTGGCGAACGACCAGCCGGGCCCGAACGGCAGCCCGAACTGCAGTTTCTCGTAGAGGTAGCCCAGGTTGGCCCAGAACAGCAGCTGCACGATCAGCGGCACGGACCGGAACACCCAGGTGTAGGTCCAGCTGACGGTGCGCAGGATCGGGCTGGGTGACAGGCGCATGGCGGCCAGTGGGATGCCGCCGAGGAAGCCGAGTGCCGCGCCCGCGATGGTCAGCTCGAGGGTGACCAGCAGGGCGTGCAGCACCGACTTCTCGAAGATGTAGCCGGTGAAGGTGTGCCACTCCCAGCCGGGGTTGGTGGCCAGACCGTGGACGAACTGGGCGAGCAGGACCAGCACCAGGGCGGCTCCGGCCCAGCGCCAGGGGTGCCGAGCGGGCACCACGCGGGTGTCGTCGCCGGCCTGTGCGGTCGGACGCGGTGGGGAGAGGACGCTCACGACGCTGACGCTAGGTTTCCATGGCGGTAACCCACAAGTCCTATCGAGCGAATATGTTTTACGAGCTTGTTACCGCCACCCCATGGGACCGGTATTGCGATAAAGCCCATCGGTACGATAGGAATACCAGGCATTGCCACATGCCTCTGCCTGGAGATATCCGTGACCACCTTGCTCGCTCCTGCCGGCGCCACCGCGCCGGTCGCCACCACGGCGCTCGCGCCCGGTGGCGGACTGCGCCGCCGCCTCGTTCTCCGGCTGGTCGCTCTGGTCGCGCTGGGCCTGCTGTGGGAGATCGCGGCCCGGGTGCTGAACAACCCGGCCTTCATCCCGTCGCCCGGCGCCGTCTGGCACCAGCTGATCCTCACCTCCACCGTGCACGACGGCGTCCGTGGATACAGCGGCCACCTGCTCATCGAACACCTCGGCGTCAGCCTCCGGCGGATCGTCATCGGCTCGGCCATCGGCATCGCCGGCGGCCTGCTGATCGGCGTGCTCCTCGGCACGGTCGGCTGGCTGCGGGTGATCGCCGAGCCGGTGGTCACCTTCGTCCGGGCGCTGCCGCCGCTCGCCTACTTCAGCCTGTTCATCATCTGGTTCGGCATCGACGAGACCCCGAAGCTGTGGCTGCTCTCGATCGCCGCGCTGCCCCCGGTCGCGGTCGCCACCGCCGCCGCGGTGCACGGCGCGCCGGCCGGACTGATCGAGGCGGCCCGCGCGCTCGGCGCCGGCCGCTGGCAGTCGATCCGCGACGTGGTGCTGCCCAGCGCGCTGCCGGAGATCTTCACCGGCATCCGGCTCGCGGTCGGCGTCGCATACTCCTCGGTGGTCGCCGCCGAGACGATCAACGGGGTGCCCGGGATCGGCGGCATGATCCGCGACGCGCAGCGCTACTCGCAGACCGACGTGGTCGTGCTCGGACTTTTCGCCATCGGCCTCTCCGGCCTGCTCATCGACGCCCTGCTGCGGGTAGCCGAACAACGGCTGATCCCGTGGCGGGGCATTAGCTAAAAGGAACGTTCCCCATGAAGAGACTGCTCGCTGCCGCCTCCGCCCTGTCCCTGCTGCTGGTCGCCGCCTGCGGCAGCGGCGGCGCCGCCAGCGGGGGCGGCGACGCCTCCAAGAAGGCCATCCGCATCGCCTACCAGGCGTTCCCCAGCGGCGACCTGATCGTCAAGAACCAGGGGCTGCTGGAGAAGGCGCTGCCCGACTACAAGATCACCTGGACGAAGTTCGACTCCGGGGCGTCGATCAACACGGCGTTCGTCGCCAAG
Protein-coding regions in this window:
- a CDS encoding ABC transporter permease, whose amino-acid sequence is MTTLLAPAGATAPVATTALAPGGGLRRRLVLRLVALVALGLLWEIAARVLNNPAFIPSPGAVWHQLILTSTVHDGVRGYSGHLLIEHLGVSLRRIVIGSAIGIAGGLLIGVLLGTVGWLRVIAEPVVTFVRALPPLAYFSLFIIWFGIDETPKLWLLSIAALPPVAVATAAAVHGAPAGLIEAARALGAGRWQSIRDVVLPSALPEIFTGIRLAVGVAYSSVVAAETINGVPGIGGMIRDAQRYSQTDVVVLGLFAIGLSGLLIDALLRVAEQRLIPWRGIS
- a CDS encoding amino acid ABC transporter ATP-binding protein; the encoded protein is MSTPVVELTGVHKSFGTLEVLRGIDLTAQAGTVTVILGPSGSGKSTLLRSINHLEKVDRGRVRVDGELIGYREAGEKLHELGERQILKQRARIGFVFQNFNLFPHLTALENVAEAPISALKKNRASTYAQARALLDRVGLADKADVYPRQLSGGQQQRVAIARALALEPRLILFDEPTSALDPELVGEVLDVLRDLAAAGTTMIVVTHEIGFAREAADTVIFIDEGRIVEQGPPAEVLDNPRHERTKAFLSAVLV
- a CDS encoding helix-turn-helix transcriptional regulator, giving the protein MSTPRPADDALLQRFRDARTAEELLTALNWYRTERNRSQRQVAEKAVGTPGLSKTRVNDLLTGRYSSIDGQLLRPLAQACGVDREELLEALDEAWRRIVQNAARERSHRANQRPAPPPRPSPDAHLRTLSVMAEIAGRMTDPDTLPLAQEIYERVLEQRRLLLGEDDPLTLTTQHNLGVVHFARDNLRAAYNALKIAYEARLATLGESAMATLTSQESLAVVCSEMGETFRAEQLLAECLAHRQEWLAQAPTEAERARLRVAAQKTADNLRAVRSQLGGTR
- a CDS encoding amino acid ABC transporter permease, translating into MSVLSPPRPTAQAGDDTRVVPARHPWRWAGAALVLVLLAQFVHGLATNPGWEWHTFTGYIFEKSVLHALLVTLELTIAGAALGFLGGIPLAAMRLSPSPILRTVSWTYTWVFRSVPLIVQLLFWANLGYLYEKLQFGLPFGPGWSFATKDLIGSFGAALLGLALHEAAFAGEIIRSGLLSVDQGQHEAAAALGLPRHRQFFRIVLPQAMRAILPNAANLLVDLLKSTSIVYVLAIGELFYQVQVVYGRNGRVVPLLMVATVWYVVLTALLSILQFYVERYFARGAVRTLPPTPFQRLKAAIKR
- a CDS encoding GNAT family N-acetyltransferase, which gives rise to MTSAVTDDRVLDNPAWLALHGDHARFAQVHGLAARYHSDVAPFHALGAPEDPRAWSDLNAFVPPGEPVMLAGLGARPGPGWEIDRSIDGVQLVDVSLRAEPDPNLVVLTPDDVPEILDLIARTQPGPYLRRTIELGTYLGFRDEGRLVAMAGERLRPPGWTEISAVCTDAAYRGRGLATRLVRAVAAGIRARGATPFLHTGAANTTAIRLYEAIGFQLRRTVDFTAYRRAGS
- a CDS encoding helix-turn-helix transcriptional regulator; this encodes MGVGERRAAALERKRLTRRLYRIRLERGLTQAQVAERMRWSQSKVHRIETGENSISYADLKVLLGVYEVDDQLAEELTAMADAARQRSLPEMSDIHSKDFRDFLESELIADREYEFENSFVPGLLQTREYAETVVRKLLYADSCAESEREAVLEQVRRIVSLREMRQQVFAEGGISQARFVLDEAVLRRVVGGGAVMRQQLEHLRKMSRHPRVDLRVLPFSTGAHVAMAGPFVILEFPDAEDRPLLYLENAAGEFLTKHDERLLARFAANFEELRAAAHGADRLDALLDGALAALG
- a CDS encoding DUF397 domain-containing protein, yielding MGDTSPRHTVWRRSARCGTGNCVEVATVGDTVLIRDSKDPSAGSITCTAGQWAGFLSAIRSGVFGPAGDRPLS
- a CDS encoding ABC transporter substrate-binding protein, with translation MRTRVAIVFAAVAALGLTACAAPDESPAAAAAAPGASAGPGINISPDQNRIVPAKDDAIAALVPADIRATGKLTIGVGAAGSGSPPLAFTATDNKTLIGNEPDIAYAVAGVLGLQPEIENTSWENLFIGLDSAKYNVGISNITVTEERKEKYDFATYRLDNLAFAAKKGSGWKIAGPADVAGKTIAVSSGTNQEKILVEWSKEAEKQGLKPVNIKYYQTNQATYLALGSGQIDAYLGPNPSVAYQVAVDGKLEIVGTYSGAGATLQGKIALTTKKDDGLVKALGAAVNKLIETGDYTRILQRWNLTNEAVDKSEINPQGLPKANK